The following proteins are encoded in a genomic region of Oreochromis aureus strain Israel breed Guangdong linkage group 8, ZZ_aureus, whole genome shotgun sequence:
- the LOC116316391 gene encoding integrin alpha-M-like codes for MDWIIHATLFSSVLNAALCFNIDPAAWKALNNSAAGFGYQVVQRQSDLLVSAPLEQYSQNGRGKVYSCTTSSPNCQNIQIEAPDFAVNISLGLTMKSDPTTQNTVVCGPTIPKDCKSITMYNGVCFHMDRSNTFGLPIPSSPDVCPTQVDIAFLLDGSGSVSTSDFQTMTKFVEDLIKSFLSVDAQFSVSQFSSLPRVHFYFKKFSSSGSLKTEIDGITQLGGSTHTAKAIRHVVNNVFTPQRGSRPDVKKVLIVITDGQSNDRYDLGNAAQLAGNQNIVRFAIGVGNAFIQPEAKKELRTIASSPSDNHVFQVQNFNALEIIRQSLQDKIFSIEGSQTGGVSLKMEMSQEGFSAVIVPEGIQMSIVGANQWRGGYVQYTTGGQKVKTYEDVSLEPDSYLGYSMATAQTQSGSLTIVGAPRYKHRGVVVAVNRESFENQKIEPLASQYQTGEYFGAEVCTMDINNDDITDLIFISAPMYTEPDREGRVYVCRLTGLFVECNFDDALVLRGHAAVKGRFGSSLAVLPDLNSDGFRDLAVGAPLENNGEGSIYIFHSEGGGRISPTYSQRIIGSQVQSGLKFFGLSISQSSFDQSGDELPDLAVGSKGKVVLLRSRPIVMVKAEVSFSPIQIPTQNVICSKPLENTAEICFTMSRVSTVNTAQARINYTLTLDATRKPPSNRAYVGGKREQSGSLTVDLIRKNCSTVKFLVEACPEDALNSLSNELKFKFDGLPSNRNLRPSLAQQAQTATIYPLRFEINCGTDNKCVDNLEVDFNFTRSLEVKVGIDELLNVTISVENRGENSYNSRVILTYPAGLSYRKFTIQQGRIECKSLDSEDGLSRGRTDCTIDKPIFKSKTKAFFIVSYGIETNTQLERKIFITANATSGNQENATTSEIYKKKWIDVKYSIFMTFENSLSYSNFTFGMNNLQIPVQQLIKVTNDIRALNFTVAIKVPVKLGEKEIWVNLSSLQIADCQRGNDEEPSVKDFVPKIQKDKVVDCSVAMCRVFKCNTFMGRLQSRTYEISANLSSGWIEQIGLQSAKFLLTSTATVEYDQSQYIYFSTVSNNNPPVRKIIVEVEVYPQPNFTKEIIGGSLGGLAFLALLTAGLYKAGFFKSKYSQMMNENAETDQEPGTDGNESQTE; via the exons ATGGACTGGATAATTCATGCTACACTGTTCTCATCAG TGTTAAATGCTGCACTTTGTTTCAATATTGATCCCGCGGCTTGGAAGGCCCTGAATAACTCTGCTGCTGGTTTTGGGTACCAGGTGGTTCAAAGACAATCAGA TTTGCTCGTCAGTGCTCCCCTTGAACAGTATTCACAAAATGGAAGAGGGAAAGTATATAGCTGCACCACGTCTTCCCCAAACTGCCAAAATATCCAAATTGAAG CACCAGATTTTGCAGTAAACATTTCTCTTGGTCTGACAATGAAAAGTGATCCCACGACACAAAACACTGTG GTGTGTGGTCCAACCATTCCAAAGGACTGCAAAAGTATCACCATGTACAACGGTGTGTGCTTTCACATGGACCGATCTAATACATTTGGACTGCCCATACCTTCTTCTCCAGACG TGTGCCCGACACAAGTAGACATTGCTTTTCTGTTGGATGGTTCAGGCAGCGTATCTACCTCTGATTTTCAAACAATGACGAAGTTTGTGGAAGATCTAATCAAGTCATTTCTGTCAGTTGATGCACAG ttttctgtttcccAGTTCTCCTCGTTACCTCgggttcatttttatttcaagaaATTTTCCTCATCTGGATCACTGAAGACTGAAATCGATGGAATCACACAGCTGGGGGGATCTACTCATACAGCTAAGGCCATCAGACATGTTGT AAACAACGTTTTCACACCACAAAGAGGTTCCAGACCAGATGTGAAGAAAGTCTTGATAGTAATTACTGATGGACAATCTAATGACCGGTATGACCTAGGAAATGCAGCACAGCTAGCAGGAAATCAAAACATTGTTCGATTTGCGATTGGG GTGGGGAATGCATTTATTCAGCCTGAAGCAAAAAAAGAACTGCGCACCATTGCATCGTCTCCCTCAGACAATCACGTGTTTCAAGTGCAGAACTTCAACGCACTTGAAATAATCCGGCAGAGTTTGCAGGACAAAATTTTTTCCATTGAAG gaTCTCAAACCGGTGGAGTCTCACTGAAAATGGAAATGTCTCAAGAGGGATTCAGTGCAGTTATTGTGCCCGAG GGAATTCAAATGTCTATTGTTGGTGCAAACCAGTGGAGGGGAGGCTACGTGCAATACACAACAGGAGGCCAGAAGGTGAAAACATATGAGGATGTGTCTTTGGAGCCTGACAGTTATCTTG GTTACTCCATGGCAACTGCTCAAACCCAAAGTGGTTCCCTGACAATTGTTGGTGCTCCAAGATATAAACACAGAGGAGTTGTGGTCGCTGTTAACAGAGAAAGCTTTGAAAACCAAAAAATAGAGCCATTGGCATCACAG TATCAGACTGGTGAATATTTTGGGGCAGAGGTGTGTACCATGGACATAAATAATGATGACATCACTGATCTAATCTTCATATCAGCCCCAATGTACACGGAGCCTGATAGAGAGGGAAGAGTTTATGTTTGCAGATTAACTGGTTTG TTTGTGGAGTGTAATTTTGATGATGCGTTAGTACTAAGAGGACATGCAGCTGTCAAAGGAAGGTTTGGCTCTTCTCTTGCTGTTCTGCCTGATCTAAACTCAGATGGATTCAGGGATTTGGCAGTTGGAGCACCTTTGGAGAATAATGGTGAAGGCAGCATCTACATATTCCAcagtgaaggaggaggaagaatcaGTCCTACTTACTCACAG AGAATTATTGGCTCTCAGGTCCAGTCAGGACTGAAGTTCTTTGGCCTGTCAATCAGTCAGTCGTCTTTTGACCAGAGTGGGGATGAACTTCCTGACTTAGCGGTGGGTTCAAAGGGTAAAGTTGTTTTACTGAG ATCAAGACCTATAGTAATGGTTAAAGCTGAGGTGTCATTCAGCCCAATCCAAATCCCTACTCAGAATGTAATCTGCTCAAAACCATTGGAGAACACAGCTGAAATTTGCTTTACCATGAGCAGAGTGTCTACAGTCAACACAG CTCAAGCAAGGATTAATTACACTTTAACACTGGATGCCACTCGCAAACCTCCAAGCAACCGAGCATATGTTGGTGGGAAACGAGAGCAGTCAGGATCACTTACTGTGGACTTAATAAGAAAAAATTGCTCAACTGTGAAGTTCCTTGTTGAG GCCTGTCCAGAAGATGCTCTCAATTCACTTTCCAATGAGCTCAAATTCAAGTTTGATGGTTTGCCCTCAAACAGAAATCTCAGACCAAGCCTTGCCCAGCAGGCTCAAACAGCAACCATTTATCCT TTACGGTTTGAGATCAATTGTGGAACTGACAACAAATGTGTTGATAACCTGGAAGTGGATTTCAATTTCACCAG ATCCTTAGAGGTTAAAGTGGGCATTGATGAGCTTTTGAATGTCACAATCTCGGTGGAGAACAGAGGGGAAAACTCCTACAACAGCCGTGTTATTCTCACATACCCAGCTGGACTCTCCTACAGGAAGTTCACCATTCAGCAG GGAAGAATTGAATGCAAGTCCTTGGACAGTGAAGATGGTTTATCCCGTGGAAGGACAGACTGTACTATTGACAAGCCAATTTTCAAGAGCAAAACTAAG GCTTTCTTCATTGTCTCATATGGTATCGAAACAAACACTCAACTAGAGAGGAAGATCTTTATCACTGCTAATGCCACCAG TGGAAATCAGGAGAACGCAACTACAAGTGAAATCTACAAAAAGAAATGGATTGATGTGAAATACAGCATTTTCATGACATTTGAAAA CTCCCTCAGCTACAGCAATTTCACTTTTGGGATGAATAATTTGCAGATACCAGTCCAACAATTAATCAAg GTAACAAATGATATCAGAGCGCTTAATTTCACTGTGGCGATCAAGGTTCCAGTGAAGCTTGGTGAAAAAGAGATTTGGGTGAATTTGAGCAGCCTACAG aTTGCAGACTGTCAGAGAGGAAATGATGAAGAACCAAGTGTCAAAGATTTTGTTCCAAAGATACAAAAGGATAAAGTGGTG GACTGCTCTGTAGCCATGTGCAGAGTGTTCAAGTGCAACACATTCATGGGAAGACTGCAGAGTAGGACATACGAAATATCTGCTAACCTCAGTTCAGGATGGATAGAGCAG ATTGGACTTCAATCTGCCAAATTCCTCTTGACCAGTACAGCCACTGTGGAGTATGACCAAAGCCAATACATCTACTTTTCAACGGTGTCTAACAACAACCCTCCTGTTCGCAAG ATTATAGTCGAGGTAGAAGTATATCCGCAGCCAAATTTCACCAAAGAGATTATAGGAGGATCCCTGGGAGGGTTGGCTTTTCTGGCTTTACTCACTGCTGGCCTATACAAG GCTGGGTTTTTCAAGAGTAAATATTCACAGATGATGAATGAAAATGCAGAGACCGATCAGGAACCGGGGACTGATGGAAATGAATCCCAAACAGAATAA